One window of the Halobacillus litoralis genome contains the following:
- a CDS encoding TetR/AcrR family transcriptional regulator, with the protein MPKQTFYNLPEDKQQSLLEASRIEFSRAPLHEASISNIIKMCGISRGSFYQYFEDKEDAFYYLLKEHSKQRQEMFIEFLKESEGDIFAATTRLFGVTLEEFEKEEKRTFFKHVFLNMNHKIQTTFTNGETEDKFLKYLNDIKEYIEQDQLNTNNEEELYHAIHLVRMLMFNNIIRHFAKGLSKEKAMENFTIELNLLKRGLSV; encoded by the coding sequence ATGCCGAAACAGACGTTTTATAATTTACCTGAAGATAAGCAGCAATCTTTATTGGAGGCTTCGAGAATCGAGTTTTCTAGAGCTCCCTTACACGAAGCCTCCATTTCTAACATTATAAAAATGTGTGGAATCTCCAGAGGCAGCTTTTATCAATACTTCGAAGATAAAGAAGATGCTTTCTATTACTTGTTAAAAGAACATTCAAAACAAAGGCAAGAGATGTTTATTGAATTTCTTAAAGAGTCGGAAGGCGATATTTTTGCAGCCACAACCAGACTATTTGGAGTGACTTTGGAGGAGTTCGAAAAAGAGGAAAAACGCACCTTTTTCAAGCATGTCTTCTTAAACATGAACCATAAAATTCAAACCACATTTACGAACGGGGAAACTGAAGATAAGTTTTTGAAATATTTAAATGATATCAAGGAGTATATTGAGCAGGATCAGTTAAATACGAACAATGAAGAGGAACTCTATCATGCGATTCACCTCGTGCGAATGTTGATGTTCAACAATATCATCCGCCATTTTGCTAAAGGGTTATCTAAAGAAAAAGCAATGGAGAATTTCACGATTGAACTGAACCTTCTTAAGAGAGGGCTTTCCGTTTAG
- a CDS encoding S66 peptidase family protein, which produces MIKPGSLQKGDRVAVIAPAGPPDEEQLLEGISVLENMGLEVVIGRHVYEMNEDLAVVDQKRLEDLHQAFSDPAIRGIFCANGGFGTARIAPGIDYERIKRNPKIFWGYSDITYLLNAIQNFTDLVTFHGPMVSSDMNDEQRTAETESTFHPLFTGESQTYDSNGSPLVTLAHGRGEGRLAGGNLTLLTNGLGTPYQVYTNGAILLIEEVAEPAFRINLMLTHLKQAGVFDEVEGVVIGNFQVEPDEYAKIKRVLKDFFACAPFPVVENFPIGHCQPNYGVPLGVNAKLTTSPPRLVIDSGVM; this is translated from the coding sequence ATGATTAAACCAGGATCCTTACAAAAGGGTGATCGGGTAGCGGTGATTGCACCAGCTGGACCACCAGACGAAGAACAATTGCTAGAAGGGATAAGTGTGCTTGAGAATATGGGGCTTGAGGTCGTGATTGGACGGCACGTGTACGAAATGAATGAGGACCTTGCTGTTGTCGATCAGAAGCGGCTGGAGGACCTGCATCAAGCTTTTTCTGATCCTGCGATTCGCGGAATCTTTTGTGCTAATGGAGGATTCGGGACGGCAAGGATTGCTCCTGGGATTGATTATGAAAGAATAAAAAGAAACCCTAAGATCTTTTGGGGTTACAGTGACATTACCTATCTGCTTAATGCCATTCAAAACTTCACTGACCTGGTTACTTTCCACGGGCCGATGGTGTCATCAGACATGAATGACGAGCAAAGAACAGCGGAGACAGAATCCACTTTTCATCCATTATTCACGGGAGAATCTCAGACCTATGATTCAAACGGATCGCCTCTCGTTACGCTGGCTCACGGAAGAGGAGAAGGGCGTTTGGCAGGGGGGAATCTTACTCTTCTCACCAATGGTTTGGGCACACCATATCAAGTGTATACAAATGGAGCAATCCTACTGATCGAGGAAGTAGCAGAACCTGCGTTTCGTATTAATTTGATGCTTACTCATCTTAAGCAAGCAGGGGTGTTCGATGAGGTCGAAGGTGTTGTCATAGGTAACTTCCAAGTGGAACCAGACGAATATGCGAAAATAAAAAGAGTGTTAAAAGACTTCTTCGCTTGCGCCCCTTTTCCTGTGGTTGAGAATTTTCCTATCGGACACTGCCAGCCTAATTATGGCGTGCCGTTGGGAGTGAATGCGAAACTCACAACATCGCCGCCTCGTTTAGTAATCGATTCAGGTGTGATGTGA